From a region of the Mycobacterium intracellulare ATCC 13950 genome:
- a CDS encoding acrylyl-CoA reductase family protein yields MDTFHALVARQDGDRITASVETLRPDDLPPGDVTIRVLYSSVNYKDALALTPGGGVVRNYPVVPGIDLTGEVVESTSPDFAVGDAVLAHGYAIGTGHHGGYAEYARLPADQVVALGALSPHEGAAIGTAGFTAAMSVQALIDWGIAPDAGDIVVTGATGGVGSVSVDLLAAAGYRVVASTGKADAAERLKTLGAAEVIGRLPADPDAKPRPLGKARWAGGVDCVGGATLADVLSTIDYGGAVAASGLTGGPALHTTVMPFILRGVALLGMDSVLMPIGPRRALWARLGDSLRPRHLDSLVSDVDVKDVVGVIDQVRAGKFSGRAVVRVAGGF; encoded by the coding sequence ATGGACACGTTTCACGCGCTCGTCGCGCGCCAAGATGGTGACCGGATAACCGCGTCGGTCGAGACGCTTCGTCCCGACGACCTACCGCCCGGGGACGTGACGATCCGGGTCCTGTATTCGAGCGTCAACTACAAAGACGCGCTGGCGCTGACGCCCGGCGGCGGCGTGGTGCGCAACTATCCGGTGGTGCCCGGCATCGACCTGACCGGCGAGGTCGTGGAGTCCACCTCACCGGACTTCGCCGTCGGCGACGCGGTGCTGGCCCACGGCTATGCGATCGGCACCGGCCACCACGGCGGCTACGCCGAATACGCGCGGTTGCCGGCCGACCAGGTGGTGGCGCTCGGCGCGTTGAGCCCCCACGAGGGCGCGGCGATCGGAACCGCGGGCTTCACCGCGGCGATGAGCGTGCAGGCGCTGATCGACTGGGGCATCGCACCCGACGCCGGCGACATCGTCGTCACCGGCGCGACCGGCGGAGTCGGCTCGGTCAGCGTGGACCTGCTGGCGGCCGCCGGGTACCGGGTCGTCGCCTCGACCGGCAAGGCCGACGCCGCCGAGCGGCTGAAAACCCTTGGTGCCGCGGAGGTTATCGGTCGCCTGCCCGCCGATCCCGACGCCAAACCGCGACCGCTCGGCAAGGCCCGCTGGGCGGGCGGGGTGGATTGCGTGGGCGGGGCGACGCTCGCCGACGTGCTCAGCACCATCGACTACGGCGGCGCGGTGGCGGCCAGCGGTCTCACCGGCGGTCCCGCCCTGCACACCACGGTCATGCCGTTCATCCTGCGCGGTGTGGCGCTGCTGGGCATGGACTCGGTGCTGATGCCGATCGGGCCGCGGCGCGCGCTGTGGGCCCGGCTGGGTGATTCGTTGCGGCCGCGTCACTTGGACTCGCTGGTCAGCGACGTCGACGTGAAGGACGTCGTCGGCGTGATCGATCAGGTGCGCGCCGGCAAGTTCTCCGGCCGGGCCGTGGTGCGGGTCGCGGGCGGTTTTTGA
- a CDS encoding NADPH:quinone oxidoreductase family protein, whose protein sequence is MRAVRVTRLDGPDSVELADIDEPTGDGVVVDVHAAGVAFPDALLTRGLYQYRPQLPFVLGAEIAGVVRSAPEGAHVGPGDRVVGLTMLSGGMAEVAILAPDRVFKLPDNVSFEAGAGLLFNDLTVYFALTVRGRLQRGETVLVHGAAGGIGTSALRLAPALGASRTIAVVSTQDKADIATAAGATDVVLADGFKDAVKELTHGRGVDIVVDPVGGDRFTDSLRSLAPGGRLLVVGFTGGEIPTVKVNRLLLNNIDVVGVGWGAWAGTHPGALAEQWAGLERLLTSGELAPPEPATYPLDEAAATVASLENRTAKGKVVLRVRG, encoded by the coding sequence ATGCGCGCGGTACGGGTGACTCGGCTCGATGGTCCAGACTCGGTCGAGTTGGCCGACATCGACGAACCGACTGGTGACGGGGTCGTCGTCGACGTGCACGCCGCCGGGGTGGCGTTCCCGGACGCCCTGCTCACCCGCGGCCTGTACCAGTACCGCCCGCAATTGCCCTTTGTGCTGGGCGCCGAAATCGCCGGCGTGGTCCGGTCGGCGCCCGAGGGCGCGCACGTGGGTCCCGGCGACCGGGTCGTCGGCCTCACGATGCTGTCCGGCGGCATGGCCGAGGTCGCAATCTTGGCCCCGGACCGGGTGTTCAAGCTGCCCGACAACGTGAGCTTCGAGGCCGGCGCCGGCCTGCTGTTCAACGACCTGACGGTGTACTTCGCGCTCACCGTGCGGGGCCGGTTGCAGCGCGGCGAGACGGTGCTGGTCCACGGCGCGGCCGGCGGCATCGGCACCTCGGCGCTGCGGTTGGCGCCGGCGCTGGGCGCCTCGCGCACCATCGCCGTCGTCAGCACGCAGGACAAGGCCGACATCGCCACGGCCGCCGGCGCGACGGACGTGGTGCTGGCTGACGGGTTCAAGGACGCGGTCAAGGAGCTGACCCACGGCCGTGGCGTCGACATCGTCGTCGACCCGGTCGGCGGCGACCGGTTCACCGATTCCCTGCGCTCGCTCGCCCCCGGCGGACGACTGCTGGTCGTCGGATTCACCGGCGGTGAGATCCCCACCGTCAAGGTAAACCGATTGCTGCTCAACAACATTGACGTCGTCGGCGTGGGCTGGGGCGCGTGGGCGGGCACGCATCCGGGCGCGCTGGCCGAGCAATGGGCCGGCCTCGAACGTCTGCTCACCTCCGGGGAGCTGGCTCCGCCCGAGCCGGCCACCTACCCGCTGGACGAGGCCGCGGCCACCGTCGCCTCACTCGAAAACCGCACCGCCAAGGGCAAGGTCGTGCTGCGCGTCCGGGGTTGA
- a CDS encoding homogentisate 1,2-dioxygenase, with the protein MESFVHLRKGKTPRRLHADLDGLKDDELGRGGFTGRTANLYRRNDPTAYRSVGPLRPLDVLSSELKPGDATDAGGGPLLMFSNDDCRILLSRRHEPMPFFARHVDGDLLCFVHQGTGLAETEFGPLRYREGDWLYIPKACTWRQLPDTATTMLMIEARDEFRIPPPGALGRHFPFDPSQVVIPEPVPADDDASGGEYEVRLIHEGGPTTLFYQHNPLDVEGWRGDNFAFTFNIADYNVVTSDSVHLPPTVHLFMQATGVYVMNFLPKPAEGVPGTERTPWYHRNVDYDEIAFFHGGSLYGIPMPPGLISHAPQGVHHGAPEKARERARRKFDEYSRVDWQVIAIDTRRRLTPSAEILAHDLGQH; encoded by the coding sequence ATGGAATCCTTTGTGCACCTGCGGAAAGGGAAGACGCCACGCCGGCTTCATGCGGATCTTGACGGGCTCAAGGACGACGAGCTGGGCCGCGGCGGGTTCACCGGTCGCACCGCCAACCTCTACCGGCGCAACGATCCCACCGCCTACCGGTCGGTCGGTCCGCTGCGCCCCCTCGACGTGCTGTCCAGCGAGCTCAAGCCCGGCGACGCCACCGACGCGGGTGGCGGGCCGCTGCTGATGTTCAGCAACGACGACTGCCGAATTCTGTTGAGCCGTCGCCATGAGCCGATGCCGTTCTTCGCTCGTCACGTCGACGGCGACCTGCTGTGCTTCGTCCACCAAGGCACCGGTCTGGCCGAGACGGAGTTCGGGCCGCTGCGCTATCGGGAGGGCGATTGGCTGTACATCCCGAAGGCGTGCACCTGGCGCCAGCTGCCCGATACCGCGACGACGATGCTGATGATCGAGGCCCGCGACGAGTTTCGGATACCGCCCCCCGGCGCGCTCGGCCGCCACTTCCCCTTCGACCCGTCGCAGGTCGTCATCCCCGAGCCGGTCCCCGCCGACGACGACGCGTCCGGCGGCGAGTACGAGGTCCGGCTGATCCACGAGGGCGGACCGACAACGCTGTTCTACCAACACAATCCGCTCGACGTCGAGGGCTGGCGCGGCGATAACTTCGCGTTCACGTTCAACATCGCAGACTACAACGTGGTCACCTCCGACAGCGTCCACCTGCCGCCGACCGTGCACCTGTTCATGCAGGCCACCGGCGTCTACGTGATGAACTTCCTGCCCAAGCCCGCCGAGGGCGTCCCGGGCACCGAGCGCACACCGTGGTATCACCGCAACGTCGACTACGACGAGATCGCCTTCTTCCACGGCGGCTCGCTCTACGGCATCCCGATGCCGCCAGGTTTGATTTCGCATGCGCCGCAAGGGGTTCACCACGGCGCACCCGAAAAGGCGCGCGAACGGGCGCGCCGCAAGTTCGACGAATACTCCCGCGTCGACTGGCAGGTGATCGCCATCGACACCCGCCGCCGGCTGACCCCGTCGGCGGAAATACTCGCCCACGACCTAGGACAACATTGA
- a CDS encoding alpha/beta hydrolase family protein, giving the protein MTHAVKPKKHEYDRIPYLVAFQNNSGVRDVYGGLAEITVLESYLLKPRDNPSDTVLVFMHPIGGGAYLPMINALARAGHHVIYCNSRFRGTDSALLMEKVVEDLGECIKDAKKRLGYSKVVLAGWSGGGSLSVFYQQQAQNPTITSSPTGDGPDLTKLDLPAADGIMLLAAHISRHGTLTEWLDASILDESDPTKRDPELDLYNPDNPNQPPYSQGFLARYRQAQIDRNRRITAWVKDKLAELRAAGRPDDEFGFVVHGTMADPRWLDPTVDPNERAPGTCYLGDPQVVNMSPVGLARFSTLRGWLSQWSYDDARGDAVSCGPDIAIPALVIGNLADDACTPSHTRRLFEAIGHPDKEIHEIPGATHYYAGPDQRDALRTAVTIVTDWLVRHDFASAE; this is encoded by the coding sequence ATGACGCACGCCGTGAAACCCAAGAAGCACGAGTACGATCGCATCCCCTATCTCGTTGCCTTCCAGAACAATTCCGGTGTCCGGGACGTCTACGGCGGCCTGGCCGAGATCACCGTGCTGGAAAGCTACCTGCTCAAGCCCAGGGACAATCCGTCGGACACCGTGCTGGTGTTCATGCACCCGATCGGCGGTGGCGCCTACCTGCCGATGATCAATGCCCTGGCCCGCGCCGGTCATCACGTCATCTACTGCAACAGCCGCTTCCGCGGCACCGACTCGGCGCTGCTGATGGAGAAGGTGGTCGAGGACCTCGGCGAGTGCATCAAGGACGCCAAGAAACGGCTGGGGTACTCCAAGGTGGTGCTGGCCGGATGGAGTGGCGGCGGTTCGCTGTCGGTGTTCTACCAGCAGCAGGCGCAGAATCCGACGATCACCTCCAGCCCGACCGGTGACGGCCCCGACCTGACCAAACTCGACCTGCCCGCCGCCGACGGCATCATGCTGCTGGCCGCGCACATCAGCCGGCACGGCACGCTGACCGAGTGGCTGGACGCATCGATCCTCGACGAATCCGACCCGACCAAGCGCGATCCCGAGCTTGACCTGTACAACCCCGACAACCCCAACCAGCCGCCTTACAGCCAAGGATTCCTGGCCCGGTACCGGCAGGCGCAGATCGACCGCAACCGCCGCATCACCGCGTGGGTCAAAGACAAGTTGGCCGAGCTGAGGGCCGCCGGCCGGCCGGACGACGAGTTCGGGTTCGTCGTGCACGGCACCATGGCCGACCCGCGATGGCTGGACCCGACCGTCGATCCCAACGAACGCGCCCCGGGGACTTGCTACCTGGGGGATCCTCAAGTGGTGAACATGAGCCCCGTCGGGTTGGCCCGGTTCTCCACGTTGCGCGGCTGGCTCTCGCAGTGGAGTTACGACGACGCCCGCGGCGACGCGGTGTCCTGCGGGCCCGATATCGCGATCCCGGCGCTGGTGATCGGTAACCTGGCCGACGACGCGTGCACACCCAGCCACACCCGCCGGCTTTTCGAAGCGATCGGGCACCCGGACAAGGAGATACACGAAATCCCAGGCGCCACACACTATTACGCGGGACCCGACCAGCGTGACGCGCTGCGCACGGCGGTCACCATCGTCACGGACTGGCTCGTCCGGCACGACTTCGCGAGCGCCGAGTGA
- a CDS encoding CaiB/BaiF CoA transferase family protein translates to MIPTGPLDGVRVLELGTLIAGPFAGRLLGDMGADVIKVELPKAPDPLRTWGQAEVDGQHVFWTVHARNKRAITLDLRHPQGRELFCELVEKSDIVVENFRPGTLEKWNLGYDVLSERNPGIILVRVSGYGQTGPDASKAGYASVAEAASGLRHLNGFPGGPPPRLALSLGDSLAGMFGAQGALAALYRRSVTGRGQVVDVALTESCLAVQESTIPDYDVGGVVRGPSGTRLEGIAPSNIYRSADGSWVVIAANQDTVFARLCKAMGRPELATDDRFATHVARGRNQDELDNIIGCWAAERQPGEVIETLSAAGVIAGPINTVAEVVNDPQLRARDMLVEHYDERLQRNVLGPGIVPVLSESPGRLRNAGPARPGEHNDDVYVGLLGKTAAELEELRAQEVL, encoded by the coding sequence GTGATTCCCACAGGTCCGCTGGACGGCGTCCGGGTGCTCGAACTGGGCACCCTGATCGCCGGCCCGTTCGCCGGGCGGCTGCTGGGCGACATGGGCGCCGACGTCATCAAGGTGGAACTTCCCAAGGCCCCGGACCCGTTGCGCACCTGGGGCCAGGCCGAAGTCGACGGGCAGCACGTCTTCTGGACGGTGCACGCGCGCAACAAACGAGCCATCACCCTCGACCTGCGCCACCCCCAGGGCCGCGAACTGTTCTGCGAGCTCGTCGAGAAATCCGACATCGTGGTGGAGAACTTCCGCCCGGGCACCCTGGAGAAGTGGAACCTGGGCTACGACGTGCTGTCCGAGCGCAACCCCGGCATCATCCTGGTGCGCGTCTCCGGTTACGGACAGACCGGACCCGACGCGTCCAAGGCCGGTTACGCGTCGGTCGCCGAGGCGGCGAGCGGACTGCGACACCTCAACGGTTTCCCGGGCGGCCCGCCGCCCCGGCTGGCGCTCTCGCTCGGCGACAGCCTCGCGGGCATGTTCGGCGCCCAGGGAGCGCTGGCCGCGCTGTACCGCCGCAGCGTGACCGGGCGCGGCCAGGTGGTCGACGTCGCGCTCACCGAATCCTGTTTGGCCGTTCAGGAATCCACGATCCCCGACTACGACGTCGGCGGCGTGGTGCGCGGACCGTCGGGCACCCGGCTCGAGGGCATCGCCCCGTCCAACATCTACCGCAGCGCCGACGGCTCGTGGGTGGTGATCGCCGCCAACCAGGACACCGTCTTCGCCCGGCTGTGCAAGGCCATGGGGCGCCCGGAGCTGGCCACCGACGACCGGTTCGCCACGCACGTCGCGCGCGGCCGCAACCAGGACGAGCTCGACAACATCATCGGCTGCTGGGCGGCCGAACGCCAGCCGGGCGAGGTCATCGAAACCCTTTCCGCCGCAGGGGTGATCGCGGGTCCCATCAACACGGTCGCCGAGGTCGTCAACGACCCGCAGCTGCGGGCCCGCGACATGCTGGTCGAGCACTACGACGAGCGGTTGCAGCGCAATGTGCTCGGACCCGGCATCGTTCCGGTGCTCTCGGAATCTCCGGGCCGGCTGCGCAACGCCGGCCCGGCGCGTCCGGGCGAACACAACGACGACGTCTACGTCGGGTTGCTGGGCAAGACCGCCGCGGAACTCGAGGAGCTGCGGGCCCAGGAGGTGCTATGA
- a CDS encoding hydroxymethylglutaryl-CoA lyase encodes MTTQHVQIREVALRDGLQIEAPIPLSAKLELLAAVAATGVREVEATAFVSPTKVPSMADAAELAAHLHDYPDIEFSALVASPNGARRAVAAGLRSIEYVVAADDTFSEANVGRTSAEATHQIDEIVAIAHDGPTGVPVTVEVVIATAWDSPFEGPTPPQRVLDIAAAARERGADRLSIADTIGTTTPGRVSSLIAQLRPVIGDMPLGGHFHNTRGSGLASAYAAVTAGVTRLDASVGGLGGCPFAPGATGNIATEDLVYLLRDSGVDVDVDLQAAIAAAAVAKSLVGHDLPSSLLRAGDRIQN; translated from the coding sequence ATGACCACCCAGCATGTCCAGATTCGAGAAGTGGCCCTGCGCGATGGCCTGCAGATCGAGGCGCCAATCCCGTTGTCGGCCAAGCTCGAACTGCTGGCCGCGGTGGCGGCCACCGGCGTCCGCGAGGTGGAGGCCACCGCGTTCGTCTCCCCGACGAAGGTGCCGTCGATGGCCGACGCCGCCGAGCTCGCCGCCCACCTGCACGACTACCCCGACATCGAATTCTCCGCCCTGGTCGCCAGCCCGAACGGGGCCAGGCGGGCCGTCGCCGCGGGCCTGCGCTCCATCGAGTACGTGGTGGCCGCCGACGACACCTTCAGCGAGGCCAACGTCGGGCGCACCAGCGCGGAGGCTACCCACCAGATCGACGAGATCGTCGCGATCGCGCACGACGGCCCCACCGGCGTCCCTGTCACCGTCGAGGTCGTCATCGCCACCGCGTGGGATTCGCCGTTCGAAGGCCCCACCCCGCCGCAGCGGGTGCTCGACATCGCCGCGGCCGCACGCGAGCGCGGCGCCGACCGGCTGTCGATCGCCGACACCATCGGCACCACCACCCCGGGCCGCGTGAGTTCGCTGATCGCGCAACTGCGTCCGGTCATCGGGGACATGCCGCTGGGCGGCCACTTCCACAACACCCGCGGCTCCGGACTGGCCAGCGCCTACGCCGCGGTCACCGCCGGGGTGACCCGGCTGGACGCCTCGGTCGGTGGGCTGGGCGGCTGCCCGTTCGCCCCGGGCGCCACGGGCAACATCGCCACCGAGGACCTGGTGTATCTGCTGCGCGACAGCGGTGTCGACGTCGACGTCGACCTGCAAGCCGCCATCGCCGCGGCCGCCGTGGCGAAGTCGTTGGTGGGCCACGATTTACCGAGCTCCCTGCTGCGCGCCGGCGACCGGATACAGAATTGA
- a CDS encoding TetR/AcrR family transcriptional regulator, whose amino-acid sequence MSAPEATRELTAKGRQTRQAIEQAARKLFAERGFHGTTVADITSAAGKSPAVFYRYFTDKEDLLAALAKSFLHEVVTPSGASVHLPDAPDDDAFFTSVVTGYWNMFKQNIGIMIAVAQLAATQRRFAAVQNEFRRLGIDLVAASVRRAQEQGYGAELNPEHTAAAIALLFENFTTVFVGPSNLGIKISDKDAIATLSTIWKRTLYGA is encoded by the coding sequence ATGTCCGCCCCGGAGGCAACCCGCGAGCTGACCGCCAAAGGCCGCCAAACCAGGCAGGCCATCGAGCAGGCCGCCCGTAAACTGTTCGCCGAACGGGGGTTTCACGGCACCACGGTGGCCGACATCACGTCGGCCGCCGGGAAATCGCCGGCGGTGTTCTACCGCTACTTCACCGACAAGGAAGACCTGCTGGCGGCGCTGGCGAAATCGTTCCTGCACGAGGTGGTGACGCCGTCGGGGGCCAGTGTTCACCTGCCCGACGCCCCCGACGACGACGCCTTTTTCACCTCGGTGGTCACCGGCTACTGGAACATGTTCAAGCAGAACATCGGGATCATGATCGCGGTGGCCCAGCTGGCCGCCACCCAGCGCCGGTTCGCCGCCGTGCAGAACGAATTCCGGCGATTGGGCATCGATCTCGTGGCGGCATCGGTGCGCCGCGCCCAGGAGCAGGGCTACGGCGCCGAATTGAACCCCGAACACACCGCGGCGGCCATCGCGCTGCTGTTCGAGAACTTCACCACCGTGTTCGTCGGTCCCTCCAACCTGGGCATCAAGATCAGCGACAAGGACGCCATCGCCACGCTGTCGACGATCTGGAAGAGAACCCTGTACGGCGCATAA